A section of the Natranaeroarchaeum aerophilus genome encodes:
- a CDS encoding archaellin/type IV pilin N-terminal domain-containing protein produces the protein MEITTPDRPERRAQIGVETLIVFIAMVLVAAIAATLLLNTAGFLQNQATTTAQDAQDQVSNQVLIISSVGAISDDGGDNAIGEVRVSVMQSPGAGEIDLGGSSIEYIGPDGQETLIYAESGADAAAGTFGVRDIRDGDTVPVLTERKDRYVVSIDLTDDDTSDLRYLEPGESATLRIVTPAGSEAVEILNAPQSLSSYDDGDAVAL, from the coding sequence ATGGAGATCACCACACCAGACAGACCGGAGCGGCGTGCCCAGATCGGCGTCGAGACGCTGATCGTGTTCATCGCGATGGTCCTCGTCGCGGCGATCGCGGCCACACTGTTGCTCAACACCGCCGGATTTCTCCAGAATCAGGCAACGACGACCGCGCAGGACGCCCAGGATCAGGTCTCCAATCAGGTGCTGATCATCAGCTCGGTCGGCGCGATCTCCGACGACGGCGGGGACAACGCTATCGGCGAGGTCCGCGTGAGCGTGATGCAATCACCCGGTGCCGGGGAGATCGACCTCGGCGGCTCCTCGATCGAGTATATCGGTCCCGACGGTCAGGAGACGCTGATCTACGCCGAGAGCGGTGCGGACGCCGCCGCGGGGACCTTCGGCGTGCGTGACATCCGCGACGGCGATACCGTCCCGGTTCTCACCGAGCGCAAGGACCGCTACGTCGTCAGCATCGACCTGACCGACGACGACACCAGCGATCTCCGATATCTCGAACCGGGCGAGAGCGCGACGCTGCGGATCGTCACCCCCGCCGGGAGCGAGGCGGTAGAGATCCTGAACGCCCCACAGTCGCTCAGCAGCTACGACGACGGTGACGCGGTAGCGCTGTAA
- a CDS encoding antitoxin VapB family protein yields the protein MGTKTIGIREDVYERLKARKREDESFTDLMNRILDETTVDWREGFGTLSEGEADELEQIVADSRDQTGKGLSARQHEALDEFADRETEDETA from the coding sequence ATGGGGACAAAGACCATCGGCATCCGAGAGGACGTATATGAGCGGTTGAAAGCTCGAAAACGAGAGGATGAGAGTTTTACGGACCTTATGAACCGAATACTGGATGAGACGACTGTCGATTGGCGTGAGGGATTTGGAACACTCTCCGAAGGAGAAGCCGACGAGCTCGAACAAATCGTTGCGGACTCCCGGGACCAGACAGGGAAGGGGCTTTCTGCACGGCAACATGAGGCTCTTGATGAGTTCGCGGATAGAGAGACAGAAGATGAAACTGCTTGA
- a CDS encoding PIN domain-containing protein, which yields MKLLDTTFLIHYWAGREAIEEYLETHEEEEFVTTALNIKEIAVGREIQGKLDPVEIQSQFAWTTILPFQVEHAVIAGELEAEFHRDETVNQDKINSLSGDLLIAAVAKEAGPTVVTQNTDDFQLFDGVSVETY from the coding sequence ATGAAACTGCTTGACACCACGTTCCTCATCCATTACTGGGCAGGTCGGGAAGCGATTGAAGAGTATCTTGAAACGCACGAAGAAGAGGAGTTCGTAACGACCGCACTGAACATCAAAGAGATTGCTGTCGGACGGGAAATTCAGGGGAAGCTGGACCCAGTTGAGATTCAGTCACAGTTTGCGTGGACGACTATCCTCCCGTTTCAGGTAGAACATGCCGTTATTGCTGGCGAGCTAGAAGCGGAATTCCATCGCGATGAAACAGTGAATCAGGACAAAATAAATTCCCTTTCTGGAGATCTATTGATTGCCGCCGTTGCTAAAGAGGCAGGCCCAACAGTTGTCACGCAAAATACGGACGACTTCCAGCTATTCGATGGAGTATCTGTAGAGACCTATTAA
- a CDS encoding FlaD/FlaE family flagellar protein: protein MSRRDSVTGRSSTPHLDSLDGTAAEQVTAMAWARYLGNEFGSSGAIRSLRFYRDAGWISSEVYRRMVDYVRGLSVEELSDDDDGDETSIDALAETPYEGHARSLEYVAAIAGDSIERDLTTLRLGQNGVSSNAGIGGSDDGGVPEDSQCAATDEDGEPCTRPALGDSDYCHDHHEEPVDGEMGEE from the coding sequence ATGAGTCGACGAGACAGCGTGACCGGGCGCAGTTCCACTCCGCACCTGGACTCGCTCGATGGGACGGCGGCAGAGCAGGTGACTGCGATGGCCTGGGCGCGATACCTCGGCAACGAGTTCGGTTCGAGTGGCGCGATCCGATCCCTGCGATTCTACAGGGACGCCGGCTGGATCAGCAGCGAGGTGTACCGACGGATGGTCGATTACGTGCGCGGGCTCTCGGTCGAGGAACTCTCGGACGACGATGACGGCGACGAGACGAGTATTGACGCGCTCGCGGAGACACCCTACGAGGGCCACGCTCGATCACTCGAATACGTCGCCGCCATCGCTGGCGACAGCATCGAGCGGGACCTGACGACGCTCCGCCTCGGGCAGAACGGTGTCAGCTCGAACGCCGGGATCGGCGGTAGCGACGACGGCGGCGTCCCCGAGGACAGCCAGTGTGCGGCAACCGATGAGGATGGCGAGCCGTGTACACGGCCCGCACTCGGTGATAGCGACTACTGTCACGACCACCACGAGGAACCGGTGGATGGCGAGATGGGCGAGGAGTAG
- a CDS encoding type II toxin-antitoxin system VapC family toxin yields the protein MRILPDVNALSIQLIDDHPGHPYVAERLVPALHGEETLLLFGYLSLRVQWVLEDLGLSTVDARNAVSSLLQYPVECVDSTPDIVLDAYEISAEKNHDVYDCFYIALARQADADEIVTTDRDFEALCDDETFEYTNPVPEDVLSEFLQV from the coding sequence ATGCGGATACTCCCTGATGTCAACGCGCTCTCGATCCAACTTATCGACGACCATCCGGGCCACCCGTACGTGGCGGAGCGACTCGTTCCGGCACTACACGGCGAAGAGACGCTGTTGTTGTTCGGCTATCTTTCACTCCGAGTGCAATGGGTGCTTGAGGATCTCGGTCTGTCGACAGTCGATGCTCGAAACGCAGTGAGTTCGTTATTGCAGTATCCGGTGGAGTGTGTAGACTCGACGCCAGACATTGTTCTCGATGCCTACGAAATCAGTGCGGAAAAAAACCACGACGTATACGATTGCTTTTATATCGCGCTTGCACGTCAAGCAGATGCTGACGAGATTGTTACGACGGACAGGGACTTCGAGGCTCTGTGTGACGATGAGACGTTCGAGTACACCAATCCTGTCCCCGAGGACGTGCTGTCGGAGTTCCTCCAGGTGTGA
- a CDS encoding AbrB/MazE/SpoVT family DNA-binding domain-containing protein: protein MSDTGGGPKQQEYGEAEINDRGRLTIPKALRDDLRLDGGTRFTVLRDGTEIRLVRQLPELETVSSGKSRDEWGEDAFRDAGEATFGGR, encoded by the coding sequence ATGAGCGATACCGGTGGGGGGCCGAAACAACAGGAGTACGGTGAGGCTGAAATCAACGATCGCGGCCGTCTGACGATACCGAAAGCACTACGAGACGATCTTCGACTCGATGGGGGGACGCGCTTTACAGTCCTTCGGGACGGTACCGAAATCAGGCTCGTCCGACAGCTCCCCGAACTGGAGACTGTCTCGTCGGGAAAATCACGCGACGAATGGGGGGAGGACGCGTTTCGAGATGCGGGTGAAGCGACGTTCGGGGGGCGATAA
- the flaJ gene encoding archaellar assembly protein FlaJ, whose product MSSDNATATTRNTEEDSSVDLKEAVRSLLMAYEGMEMSVQRYLLVILFPSVVFGITVAVLPFFLPVPGIATGPFLVLGLFLPFIALVYPKLRNDRQQKEVRDQFHLFITHITVLSTTNIDRVEVFRTLSKEEDYNAIATEMGHIVALIDTWNLSLDDACRFRARRVSSPLMQDFLERLAYTVGAGQPMSDFLINEQDNILQHYKVRYENELERLNVIKDVYLSVINSTTFGLVFAILLPFLIGIDPMIALSAVLTLYLFVQITFIYVMNNVAPQDPVWSYSDDIALERNIRLRISIIVSVGLSLLLMALTYLALDGVLPVGTDFPEPIYMAIPFTPLLISGLVMRREEKRVKNRDDEFPSFIRALGAVESVKQSSTSSVLSSLRRKDFGSLTETINNLYLRLAMQINSTLAWKYFAAETGSYLIQRFSDMYVVGRRMGGEPIQLGELIEKNFTQVLNLRQMRTQETGTIIGVIYGITATSTFAFFVGLEIVRLLQDITDDLELGQAGLGGLLHPQVYDIDQVRFFLFIAILLNAMLSSMMIRIIDRGHSLSALNHFVVLVWMSVIIAVLTRYLMTSLIAV is encoded by the coding sequence ATGAGCTCTGACAACGCAACAGCGACCACCCGCAATACGGAGGAGGATTCCTCCGTCGACCTCAAGGAGGCGGTGCGGTCGCTGTTGATGGCGTACGAGGGGATGGAGATGTCCGTCCAGCGGTACCTCCTCGTCATTCTGTTTCCCTCGGTCGTCTTCGGGATCACGGTCGCCGTCCTCCCGTTTTTTCTTCCCGTGCCTGGCATCGCTACCGGCCCATTCCTGGTTCTTGGGCTCTTCCTTCCGTTCATCGCCCTCGTCTATCCGAAACTGCGGAACGACCGACAACAGAAGGAAGTGCGGGACCAGTTCCACCTCTTTATCACGCATATCACCGTGCTCTCGACGACCAACATCGATCGGGTCGAAGTGTTCCGGACCCTCTCAAAAGAGGAGGATTACAACGCTATCGCGACCGAGATGGGCCATATCGTCGCACTGATCGACACCTGGAACCTGAGCCTCGACGATGCCTGTCGGTTTCGCGCACGACGCGTCTCCAGCCCGCTAATGCAGGACTTCCTCGAACGCCTTGCCTACACAGTGGGCGCAGGCCAGCCCATGAGTGACTTCCTGATCAACGAGCAGGACAACATCCTCCAGCACTACAAAGTGCGTTACGAGAACGAGCTCGAACGGCTCAACGTCATCAAAGACGTCTACCTGTCGGTGATCAACTCGACCACCTTCGGCCTCGTCTTCGCGATCTTGCTTCCCTTCCTCATCGGCATCGACCCGATGATCGCGCTATCAGCAGTGTTGACGCTGTACCTGTTCGTACAGATCACGTTCATTTACGTGATGAACAACGTCGCTCCGCAGGATCCGGTCTGGAGTTACTCCGATGATATCGCGCTGGAACGGAACATCCGACTTCGGATCTCGATCATCGTCAGTGTCGGGCTCAGCCTCCTGCTGATGGCGCTGACATACCTCGCACTCGATGGGGTCCTGCCGGTCGGGACTGATTTCCCCGAGCCGATCTACATGGCCATCCCGTTTACCCCCCTGTTGATCAGCGGGCTCGTCATGCGCCGGGAGGAAAAACGGGTCAAAAACCGCGACGACGAGTTCCCATCCTTTATTCGCGCGCTCGGCGCGGTCGAGAGCGTCAAACAGAGCTCGACGTCGTCGGTACTCTCCTCGCTTCGCCGGAAGGACTTCGGCTCGCTCACGGAGACGATCAACAACCTCTACTTGCGGCTGGCCATGCAGATCAACTCGACGCTCGCGTGGAAGTACTTCGCCGCCGAAACCGGCTCCTACCTCATCCAGCGCTTTAGCGACATGTACGTCGTCGGGCGACGCATGGGCGGCGAGCCGATCCAGCTCGGCGAGCTTATCGAGAAGAACTTCACGCAGGTGCTGAACCTCCGCCAGATGCGTACCCAGGAGACCGGGACCATTATCGGCGTGATCTACGGAATCACCGCGACGAGCACCTTCGCCTTCTTCGTCGGGCTCGAAATCGTTCGCCTGCTCCAGGATATCACGGACGACCTCGAACTCGGCCAGGCAGGACTGGGTGGCCTGCTACACCCACAGGTATACGACATCGATCAGGTCCGGTTTTTCCTCTTTATCGCTATCCTGCTCAACGCGATGCTATCCTCGATGATGATCCGTATCATCGACCGGGGCCACTCTCTGAGCGCGCTGAACCATTTCGTCGTCCTCGTCTGGATGAGCGTCATCATCGCCGTCCTGACGCGGTATCTGATGACCTCGCTGATTGCGGTGTGA
- a CDS encoding type II/IV secretion system ATPase subunit has product MTELGTANLSGQLGALANEHPHLDEHLEHYRDIHGEYPMYTETLEDEHEVARPNVIYPTQSEHAVFCHVHGDVGQPLTYYVVEPTLNADEQAVFDDVRQRILEKSVNKPAPSDDEQFIEHIDELLDSVTHVGGVATGALQQLLGTRITVAPDTYQKIRYQLQRDIVGLGPLNPVMQDPQNEDIHVIGTDQCYVDHGTYGMLPTTVDFGTPAEFENWLRNMGERMDTPVSDSNPIIDSTLPDGSRINIIYSDDVSVQGPSLTIRQGDEVPLSVLQITKWGTLSPKLAAYLWLCLENEQTVFVVGETASGKTTTLNAITSFIPRDSKIYTAEDTAEVVPPHDTWQQLLTREGQGEDSSSDIDLFDLVASALRSRPDYIIVGEVRGAEGQMAFQAAQTGHPVMLTFHASDIVSMIQRFTGEPINVPETFMDNCDVALFQNRVKQGDDVYRRVTSVQEIEGYSKHDGGVVTQQAFRWDPRDDEIVFTGMNNSHVLENQIAELLGYENTRDIYDELDRRAQIVERLIEADVLEYEEVNDAIATFQRDGVEALPIDLTGLTPSPQAI; this is encoded by the coding sequence ATGACGGAGCTCGGAACTGCGAACCTGTCAGGGCAACTTGGCGCGCTCGCAAATGAGCACCCCCATCTCGACGAGCATCTCGAACACTATCGGGATATCCACGGGGAGTATCCGATGTATACCGAGACGCTGGAGGACGAACACGAGGTCGCCAGACCGAACGTCATCTACCCTACCCAGAGTGAGCATGCGGTCTTCTGTCACGTTCACGGCGATGTCGGCCAGCCGTTGACGTACTACGTTGTCGAACCGACACTCAATGCCGACGAACAGGCCGTTTTCGACGACGTGCGACAACGGATCCTCGAAAAGAGCGTCAACAAGCCCGCCCCGAGCGACGACGAGCAGTTCATCGAGCATATCGACGAACTACTCGACAGCGTCACACACGTCGGCGGGGTCGCGACCGGCGCGCTCCAGCAACTCCTCGGGACGCGGATCACCGTCGCGCCCGACACCTACCAGAAGATCCGCTACCAGCTACAGCGCGATATCGTCGGACTCGGACCGCTGAATCCAGTGATGCAGGACCCACAGAACGAGGATATCCACGTTATCGGGACCGACCAGTGTTACGTCGATCACGGCACGTACGGGATGTTGCCCACGACGGTCGACTTCGGGACGCCCGCGGAGTTCGAGAACTGGCTACGGAATATGGGCGAGCGGATGGACACGCCGGTCAGCGACTCGAACCCGATCATCGACTCGACGCTGCCCGACGGCTCGCGTATCAACATCATCTACTCCGATGACGTGTCGGTGCAGGGTCCCTCGCTGACGATCCGGCAGGGCGACGAGGTTCCACTGTCCGTGCTCCAGATCACAAAGTGGGGGACGCTCTCGCCGAAACTCGCCGCCTACCTCTGGCTCTGTCTCGAAAACGAACAGACGGTTTTCGTGGTCGGAGAGACTGCCTCGGGGAAGACGACGACGCTAAACGCGATCACCTCGTTCATCCCACGCGACTCGAAGATCTATACTGCGGAGGACACCGCCGAAGTCGTTCCACCGCACGATACCTGGCAGCAGTTGCTCACCCGCGAGGGCCAGGGCGAAGACTCCAGTTCCGACATCGACCTGTTCGATCTGGTCGCCTCGGCGCTCCGATCTCGCCCCGACTACATCATCGTGGGGGAGGTTCGAGGTGCGGAAGGACAGATGGCGTTTCAGGCCGCACAGACTGGCCACCCCGTCATGCTCACGTTCCACGCCAGCGATATCGTTTCGATGATCCAGCGCTTTACTGGCGAACCGATCAACGTCCCCGAGACGTTCATGGACAACTGCGACGTCGCGCTGTTCCAGAACAGGGTCAAACAGGGCGACGATGTCTATCGGCGGGTTACCAGCGTTCAGGAGATCGAAGGCTATTCGAAACACGACGGCGGTGTCGTGACCCAGCAGGCCTTCCGGTGGGATCCCCGCGACGACGAGATCGTCTTTACCGGGATGAACAACTCTCACGTCCTCGAAAACCAGATCGCGGAACTGCTCGGATACGAGAACACCCGCGACATCTACGACGAACTGGACCGACGTGCACAGATCGTCGAGCGCCTGATCGAGGCGGACGTCCTCGAATACGAGGAGGTCAACGATGCGATCGCGACGTTCCAGCGCGATGGGGTCGAGGCACTGCCGATCGACCTGACGGGACTTACCCCGTCGCCGCAAGCAATCTAG
- a CDS encoding ATPase domain-containing protein — translation MVSLYELGLEERDRVNPAFGGGFPKGSIVLLEGSHGAGKSVFAQRFCYGLCESDTYVTYVSAELTAGGLIKQMGSMDYDIVDHLLREQLLFLHADVDTRDTINQRPGPEEAGGRELITKLMQAETMWESDVVIFDGFDAILLHDPHYEAISEHGDADDIMQNMITYFRQIVSQDKTLILTVNPDSLSRTALRPLRNAADVYLSLEMESVGSEVRRNIVVKKFAEMGNQVDDNIGYAVQSGRGITIVTRTVA, via the coding sequence ATGGTAAGCCTATACGAACTTGGACTTGAAGAGCGTGATCGGGTCAACCCGGCCTTCGGTGGCGGGTTTCCGAAGGGAAGTATCGTACTGCTTGAAGGGAGCCACGGCGCTGGCAAGAGCGTGTTCGCTCAGCGGTTCTGTTATGGACTCTGTGAGAGCGATACGTATGTCACCTACGTCTCCGCGGAGCTGACTGCGGGCGGCCTCATCAAACAGATGGGATCGATGGATTACGATATTGTCGATCACCTGCTCCGCGAACAGTTGCTGTTCTTGCACGCGGATGTCGACACACGGGACACGATTAACCAGCGACCGGGGCCCGAAGAAGCGGGCGGACGAGAACTCATCACGAAGCTCATGCAGGCCGAGACGATGTGGGAAAGCGATGTCGTTATTTTCGACGGGTTCGATGCTATCTTGCTTCATGACCCCCACTACGAGGCGATCAGCGAACACGGTGACGCCGATGACATCATGCAGAATATGATCACCTACTTTCGACAGATCGTCAGTCAGGACAAAACGCTGATCCTGACCGTCAATCCGGATTCGCTGTCCAGGACGGCCCTCCGTCCCCTCCGGAACGCTGCTGATGTCTACCTCTCGCTGGAGATGGAAAGTGTCGGGAGCGAAGTCCGACGCAACATCGTCGTCAAGAAGTTCGCGGAGATGGGCAATCAGGTCGATGACAACATCGGCTACGCGGTCCAGTCCGGCCGCGGGATCACGATCGTGACACGGACGGTGGCCTGA
- a CDS encoding FlaD/FlaE family flagellar protein yields the protein MNIGTILDELGLDALSPGGPDDPDAGPQEPLDDEEEEEDEGEEVTEERESSSSGGLFGGGDDGASELTDDIADIEHELDGVRNQVEQNSASIDGLESEQVNVGERLDRIEEHNATLLGVYDHLTESVNPFTGDWEGDIEQPDESEAKFGVIPGPEDETENEDEWDTETEETDPGQSSERSPEPEPTFEPASEQPVRTTATEPTSTSTRPPNTDDGPYLTRFAATYATEVLLMEWLTMLVDRSGQEGALKALDHYDRIDWISEPVKRDLEVMLSGAHCDPDTPPRNDLNTDVHDRSFKYIARLSQQAQLEQSEQVR from the coding sequence ATGAATATAGGAACCATTCTGGACGAATTGGGGTTGGACGCGCTCTCGCCAGGCGGTCCAGACGACCCCGATGCTGGCCCACAGGAGCCGCTGGACGACGAGGAAGAAGAGGAGGATGAAGGCGAGGAGGTCACCGAGGAAAGAGAGTCCTCGTCGTCCGGCGGGCTATTCGGCGGTGGTGACGACGGAGCGAGCGAACTCACCGACGATATCGCCGATATCGAGCACGAACTCGACGGGGTCCGTAATCAGGTCGAGCAGAACAGTGCCAGTATCGATGGGCTTGAAAGCGAACAGGTGAACGTGGGCGAACGACTAGATAGAATCGAAGAGCACAACGCGACCCTGCTCGGCGTCTACGATCACCTCACGGAGAGCGTCAATCCGTTTACCGGTGACTGGGAAGGCGATATCGAGCAACCTGACGAGTCCGAAGCGAAGTTCGGCGTTATCCCCGGCCCCGAAGACGAGACTGAAAACGAGGATGAATGGGACACCGAGACGGAAGAGACTGATCCCGGCCAGTCCAGTGAACGTTCCCCGGAGCCGGAACCGACGTTCGAGCCAGCATCGGAACAACCGGTTCGAACGACAGCCACGGAGCCGACATCCACATCAACACGACCGCCGAACACCGATGACGGGCCGTACCTGACGCGGTTTGCGGCCACCTACGCGACCGAGGTATTGCTCATGGAGTGGTTGACAATGCTCGTCGATCGGTCGGGACAGGAAGGCGCACTGAAAGCGCTCGACCATTACGACCGGATCGACTGGATCAGCGAACCAGTCAAGCGGGATCTTGAGGTCATGCTCAGCGGCGCGCACTGTGACCCCGATACGCCGCCACGAAACGATCTCAATACTGACGTTCACGATCGGAGTTTCAAATATATCGCCAGACTCTCACAGCAGGCACAACTGGAGCAGTCGGAGCAGGTGAGGTGA
- a CDS encoding DUF7500 family protein has protein sequence MTEEPDDERDPTVLTPEELELEADAGVEQIEENRFVVSPSGEPTSSADESGPSAPDTGPREYAASESQQGAGEPEKTAATAAREPDETSSDPSSRRDGSASEERHHELNGETAFSPAARGAALEHMDRSHAIDVLLKTDDGIAERRIAADDRITVFEELLTWYASTIDDDNAPAATISALLAEADLNS, from the coding sequence ATGACAGAGGAGCCGGACGACGAGCGGGACCCGACCGTGCTTACACCCGAAGAGCTCGAGCTGGAAGCGGACGCTGGCGTCGAGCAGATCGAAGAGAACCGGTTCGTGGTCAGCCCGTCAGGCGAGCCAACTTCTTCTGCAGACGAGTCCGGGCCGTCGGCACCCGATACTGGACCTCGGGAGTATGCTGCGTCGGAGAGCCAGCAGGGGGCGGGAGAGCCCGAGAAGACAGCCGCTACCGCTGCTCGTGAGCCGGACGAGACGTCGTCCGACCCATCCTCACGGCGGGACGGCTCCGCGTCGGAGGAGCGACACCATGAACTGAACGGTGAGACGGCCTTTTCCCCTGCGGCACGCGGAGCTGCGCTGGAACATATGGACCGCTCACATGCCATCGACGTGTTGCTGAAGACCGACGACGGGATCGCCGAACGACGGATCGCCGCTGACGACCGGATTACTGTCTTCGAGGAGCTTCTCACCTGGTACGCCAGTACGATCGACGACGATAACGCGCCCGCAGCGACGATATCGGCGCTACTTGCCGAAGCTGATCTCAATTCGTGA
- a CDS encoding CARDB domain-containing protein translates to MTGRRTLGADSDGYDPRRDLTLIAIAVLVFGTLTVGVLGFGATPVLDDGDDDGTVFPVQDWRDDGPEEVQLVVEANRSEITPGDTAEFTVSYENGTAATDATVQVDGTEYDLDGTGQTTVTFDRGGEFTVRAEREGTDLTRYISDAMIISVERFEIDLSLDADEEEITAGEEVTFSLQRSDTGEAVSGSITVNGEEHETNEVGRVTIPFGQSGTFEATGSVSDTDTETFRDGPTTISVEPRTVGLSLSQDIEEPRVGDDVTIEIRRSDTDEPINATVDVDGEQRIADEGVLSLTADRATQLDISATAPDTDSETFETVTETVRFARHEAPLALQPNQTTVERGEAVEFTGIRTDTDEPVPGTLSVDDRTAWLDWQGTTSLTFDEAGTVPVTLTRANTTTHTFPSDEVTITVLDTQYEIDGIDAPERVDRGDEGVVEATVHNTGSDDGTATVDYVFDGGEQATQTVELGGGERETVTFEVPTDVDPGEYEHAVTTRDGDVSTTIIIEDEDAQYITQLT, encoded by the coding sequence ATGACCGGCCGGCGCACGCTCGGGGCCGACAGCGACGGATACGATCCCCGGCGTGATCTCACTCTTATCGCCATCGCAGTGCTCGTGTTCGGAACACTCACCGTTGGCGTCCTCGGGTTCGGCGCTACGCCGGTCCTCGACGACGGCGACGATGACGGGACGGTGTTCCCGGTCCAGGACTGGCGCGACGACGGGCCCGAAGAGGTCCAGCTCGTCGTCGAGGCAAATCGGAGCGAGATCACTCCCGGTGACACTGCCGAGTTCACAGTTAGCTACGAGAACGGGACGGCCGCGACAGACGCCACGGTGCAGGTTGACGGTACGGAGTACGATCTCGACGGGACGGGCCAAACTACTGTTACTTTCGACCGCGGCGGGGAGTTCACCGTCCGGGCCGAGCGAGAAGGGACTGACCTGACTCGATATATTTCCGACGCCATGATCATCTCGGTCGAGCGATTCGAGATCGACCTCTCGCTCGACGCCGACGAGGAAGAGATCACTGCGGGCGAGGAGGTGACGTTCTCCCTCCAGCGATCGGACACCGGTGAGGCGGTCTCCGGCAGCATCACCGTCAACGGCGAGGAGCACGAGACGAACGAGGTCGGACGTGTTACCATTCCGTTCGGCCAGAGTGGCACTTTCGAGGCGACCGGATCGGTCTCTGATACTGACACAGAGACGTTCCGCGACGGACCGACGACGATCTCGGTCGAGCCACGAACGGTCGGACTATCGCTTTCCCAGGATATTGAGGAGCCGAGAGTCGGCGACGATGTGACGATTGAGATCCGCCGATCGGATACTGACGAACCGATCAACGCGACCGTCGATGTCGACGGCGAGCAGCGAATTGCCGACGAAGGGGTGCTATCACTTACCGCGGATCGTGCGACACAGCTCGATATCTCGGCCACTGCGCCCGATACCGACAGCGAGACGTTCGAGACGGTGACGGAGACGGTCCGATTCGCCCGACACGAGGCACCGCTGGCCCTTCAGCCCAACCAGACGACGGTTGAGCGCGGAGAGGCGGTCGAGTTTACGGGCATCCGAACGGATACCGACGAGCCGGTTCCCGGTACACTCTCCGTGGACGATCGCACCGCGTGGCTCGACTGGCAGGGAACCACCTCTCTGACGTTCGATGAGGCCGGGACTGTTCCGGTCACGCTCACACGCGCGAACACGACAACGCACACGTTCCCGAGCGACGAGGTGACGATTACCGTACTGGACACCCAGTACGAAATCGACGGTATCGATGCGCCCGAACGGGTCGATCGCGGCGACGAGGGCGTCGTCGAGGCAACGGTCCACAATACGGGCAGCGACGACGGGACGGCAACGGTCGACTACGTGTTCGATGGTGGCGAGCAGGCGACTCAGACGGTCGAACTCGGCGGTGGCGAACGTGAGACGGTTACGTTTGAGGTTCCGACCGACGTCGATCCCGGCGAGTACGAACACGCCGTAACGACACGGGACGGGGACGTATCCACGACGATTATAATCGAAGACGAGGATGCGCAATATATCACTCAGTTGACCTGA
- a CDS encoding reverse transcriptase-like protein: MAAHGRPALRDLFDESPTPHIAHPPRTHHRDFYVATDGSYRKESGGLGVVIETREGKRVARLSLPQPVPDNNVAEYRALHLGLDVLATRSPPNARVGVLVDHDELAGNVNNAILATQHPDGKPPHPLSPPQNTTNHWRGIRARLSGFGEVRAARINSEDNPAHPLANAPDQYAHVNHEPDRCVLPGAAESSTGEFPPPSRSDRHASD; encoded by the coding sequence ATGGCCGCGCATGGCCGGCCCGCACTGCGAGACCTGTTCGACGAGTCACCGACGCCGCATATCGCGCACCCGCCACGGACTCACCATCGAGACTTCTACGTGGCGACAGACGGCTCCTATCGCAAGGAGAGCGGCGGCCTCGGCGTCGTAATCGAAACACGGGAAGGAAAACGGGTAGCGAGACTGTCGCTCCCACAGCCCGTCCCGGACAACAACGTCGCCGAGTATCGGGCGCTCCATCTCGGGCTCGACGTGCTGGCCACTCGCTCCCCACCGAACGCGCGCGTCGGCGTCCTCGTCGACCACGACGAGCTCGCCGGAAACGTCAACAACGCCATCCTCGCGACGCAGCATCCCGACGGCAAGCCACCGCATCCGCTCTCGCCGCCACAGAACACGACGAACCACTGGCGGGGAATCCGCGCCCGACTCTCGGGCTTCGGGGAAGTGCGGGCCGCCCGCATCAACAGCGAGGACAATCCGGCACATCCGCTTGCGAACGCGCCCGACCAGTACGCCCACGTCAACCACGAACCCGACCGCTGTGTGCTGCCCGGTGCCGCCGAGTCGTCGACAGGCGAGTTCCCACCGCCGTCACGGTCGGATCGACACGCGAGCGACTGA